A stretch of DNA from Erythrolamprus reginae isolate rEryReg1 chromosome 10, rEryReg1.hap1, whole genome shotgun sequence:
aatgggcttttagatattttttcttcttttaaatattagatttgttcactgtatactgtttcttattgttgtgagccgccccgagtcttcggagaggggtggcatacaaatctaataaattattgttgttgttgttgttgttattattattattattattattattgatgtagCACCACaatttgagcccaacatttcttgtTGCTAAAGGAGACatttgcccaattttatgacctttcttgccgcatttcttaagtgaatttgctgcagttattaagttattaaCACGTTTCTTAAGCAAATCtggtttaagggagaaatgttgtgaTTATAACATAGTGATAATTTATAAAGATAGGTAGACTTTCTATATGATCAAAGGATCACAATGAAATTAACAATGTGcatacaacatatatatatataccaataaTTACAGAGAAATAACTTGTTGAAAACATGTAAACTGGAACTGCGTGTTATGTCTCCATGTTTTTCTTTGTGTTTGTGAATtttggtcctaagtgtgaaagaTGCTCCTAACAACACTTTTTCCCCAGTGCCGTCGTAACTTGGAAAGGCCACTAAATaaaatgttgtaagtcgaggacttaagcCTGTATTGAGAAAGAAGCTTTTTCGGGCGTTGTGTTCTGCCTGGTGAGTAAATTGGCCTGGGATTAAAATGTGGGTCTGTTTGGGAGTGAGGTCACTGGGAGAGAATTTTGCAAGCTTTGACCATCATTTTTAGGAAAGCTGATACAAGTGGCCAGGCTGAACCTCGATATATAGCTAATACATCCATTAGTACCAGCTAAATCCAGTCATCAAAGCAGTCCGTTCTTCCAAAGGGAGCCTACTTTAATATTTAATGTTATAATTGCATCTAATGGACGGGCTGCCAGGAAAAATAATGTTTCTGGTTTAGCGATTATCTACAAATAGTTTGGCGTGCATCTTTCCATCCAGTCaataaggggggtgggggcagctttAAAACCAATCTCCCCCCATTGAAATGACTGCAACACTATAATAATTTGACAGTGCCTAAACTTTATAAAAAGTTCATTTTTAATTCCCAATTTTTAGAAATATGAAGTCAGGGATATAATAAAATGACTTTAAAGATGTGGTTATCTTTACGACGATTTCAAATTTTTAGCTCGTAGCAAATTAATTATACTGAATTCTCCTGTTACAAGGAGAAACCTGACAGGACAGTTAGTAATTAATCTCAGTTTAGTCCCAaaggtgaaaaaaaaaattaagccgaGATCCGCATACTGCTaattgagattattattatttttctttccaacAAGGTACAAATTAGTTAACCAGCAGGATCTgcaatatattttctttaaaaacaactaTTTTCAGAGAATTTCCTTAAAATCCTCAAACAAGTTTTTTCAGAACATGTTCAAATGGGAATGCTATCTTGCGTTAAGGTTACAGTTCTTATAATTAAAACACCACACctcttctattaaaaaaaatcaaagctaaTTGTTATTTGAATGCAAATAAAATTGCTCACCTATTTTGGAGGATGAGGTTTAAGGATCCTTGTCTTGTCTTGAGCGAGCGGCTTCTGGAAGTGGCTGGACCTTCTTGTCAACTGAAGAGGCAGCACAAAGttgctctctctatatatatatatatatacgccaGGCGAGTGAAGAACTAATAGGTGTGGTCAGAGAGTAAATCTGCAATTGGATACAGATCCTCTTTGTTCTTCGCTGCacagggaaaaaaatatatacatatcccgaggctttttaaaaatgaaaatagaagGGAAACAATGAggaaagtggttttttttaaaaaaagatattccaGTACTCGCACCGATGAAATACACTTTTGTGCAAAACCCCAGTGTAATAAATTTATTATCCTTTTAAGATACCACtggatttttctactttttccaaAATAGTACAGGGTAGTATTTTTTAAATCTCTAGCCACTGGGTAGTATAAATCCAAGGAATCTGCGAGTAACTTTCTCCCCACGTTTACtatgaaagggagggaggtttACAAGCTGAGCTGCAATTTTAAACAAAACACGTACACTATGCTTGTTAAAAGATGGTGTGTGTGATTATTCAACGCAAAGCAAATTATGATGAGAGTTAAACATATATGGGTAGAgctgaaatgttttcaaattcaacatctgctttaaatctCACATCAGGTCTATGTTTTGCTCAGCCAGTTGTCTATatctgtatttgtgtgtgtgtgtgtgtgtagcagcAATCACTGGGCTCTAATCCCAGCAACAGAGCAACATCAACTCTGCTGTTCCTGTCAATGTGGAAACCATGGCCATTTGGTAACATTTTGTAGATGTCTCTGACCTGGGCACCATTTTCTCTCTTGACTATCTGAACATCCTAcataaatttattaaatgtaGGCATAATTCAGAGGGGATGAAaataacatgggggggggggggaggattggaAGGCAAGAAAATGGTATAAGGCACAGAGGTGGTTTGACGTTTTAGAGAAAACTTTGccaatttttaatgtttttttgcaACAGAAATCTTGCATTATGCGTCTTTATCTCTAACCTGAAAAACATGTCACTGCTTTATTTAaagttttattccccccccctcttacTGGCTATTACACCCTAAAAAGTCTCAATTATCTCTCGCTCCTACATGTGGCTTAGACATCGCAGCTCGACAAATGGACTCTAAATTTAATTAGGAGCTCTCGTTATCAAATTATTAGCCTCGTGATCAGCCAAGCCTTCATCAAAAATAGACCAAAATCAAACTACCCAGGAAGCCATTAGGATATAATGATCTCCCTTGAGACTCGGTCAACACTATCCAGAAACCAGCTTAGTTCCCTGATTCTAAGGTTTTGCATTATGGGGCTGTGGCATTCTGCAGAACGTGGAGTAGCACAGCTATCGCAATAATGACGTTTCACGAGAAGAGAATTGTGTTGTTTTCACGAGACAGAGAGTCTGATGGCACTATTAACATACATCCAAAAAAAGCAGTTGCACACACATACAGGCTGGAAAATGCCCGTGTTTATAATATTTATCGGATTTCAAATGTAATATTCCAGCACTTTTTAAACATTCTTGTTTCTTCACAACCGAATGAGGTTGGATTAAACAGTAGCCTCTTTCCTCCCACTATTCCCAATAATGTCCAGTGCAAATGAGCTTGTTCAACACTGAGAGCTTGCAAGCATTTCAGGAGGTATGAATGAGAAGAGAGTAGGGTTTTTCCATAATTGCCAGCAAAACAGTATTTCAGGGATGGCGAGAAACAAATCGAGGAAGTGAATTCTGTGAAAATAGGAGGATTGGGGTAGAGGTGTATTAAGGGGCAGGTCTGTTACAGATTTATAAACTTTCAAGCTTTAGAATGGCAGCTTGAGAGGGAAAATGGCTCGATTGCAATCTACCAACATGATTAACTGCCTGGGGAGAAAAATGAAGAATATCAATGGACtgaattaaaagaagaagaaaaatcaagcTAACTACAGaacgggaaggaggaggaaatatTAGGAAAAACGCCCTGAAAGATTGTGGAATATACACTAAGAAAAAGTCTGGGAATGACACTTGTGAATGATGCACGGGAGAAAACCAAAATGCAGATGGCCAGGCTGAGCTTTCCTTCTGGATCGGGATCATTTCTTTAGAAATCAGCTTTTCCATTTGCAAGTCCACcgtcccctttctctcttccggAGGCATCCGTTTCTCTCGCGAGTTTGCCATCCCGCCTCGATCGAGTTCCCGCTGGGTTCTGTGGTCCGCTTCCCCTAAAAAGGCGGGGGCTCCAGCTTCTCCATCATAGACTTGATCCAGCTCGTCCCATTGATCAGCTTGGTGGTGGCGATGACGTACTCGGTGCCCCCGTCCTCCATCTGAGAGAGGAAGCGGAGGGCTGCGATTTCGGCGTACGTCACGCCTCCCAGGAAGAAGACGAGGGTGACGCGGTTTTCTCCGTGCTGGCCTGGAATGATTGTGGGAAGGGGGTTGGAGGGAGGAAAAATTGAAAACTGCCTTCAAAATTCCAGAACACTTAAACCCCAGAATTTAAATGTGATAGAatgtattcatagaaacatagaaacatagaagtctgacggcagaaaaagacctcctggtccatctagtctgcccttatactatttcctgtattttatcttacaatggatctatgtttatcccaggcatgtttcaattcagtgactgtggatttatctaccacgtctgctggacgtttgttccaagcatctactactctttcagtaaaataatattttctcatattgcctttgatctttcccccaactgacttcagattgtgtctccttgttcttgtgttcactttcctattaaaaacacttccctcctgaaccttatttaaccctttaacatatttaaatgtttcaatcttgtccccccttttccttctgtcctccagactagacagatggagttcatgaagtctttcctgatacgttttatgcttaagaccttccaccattcttgaagcccatctttggacccgttcaattttgtcaatatctttttgtaggtgcgatctccagaactgaacacagtattccaaatgtggtctcactagcactctatataaggggatcacaatctccctcttcctgcttgttatacctctagctatgcagccaagcatcctacttgcttttcctactgctcacccattttgagactgtcagaaatcactacccctaaatccttttcttttgaagtatttgctaacacagaactgccaatgcaatactcagattgaggattccttttccccaagtgcattattttacatttggaaacattaaactgcagtttccattgctttgaccatttatctaataaagctaaatcatttaccatattacagacgcctccaggaatatcaaccctattgcacactttagagtcatcggcaaataggcaaaccttccctaccaaaccttcccctatgtcactcacaaacatattaattcAAGGTTCTTTGGGTTATTGTAATACATtgtaatgttccctttatttttctgagcagtatattttggaaACACTTTCCACAGTGACCAATCACCCCATTTATGTGGCATCTGGAACCCCTAAGTCTACAAGAGGCAATCAGATTGTGGAGGCCCTTGTCCACAATCCCGGAGCACTTAAAAAACATTCTCCAATTCAACCAGGTGTCCAAGAAACTTACGCTTCTTCTGAAGTCCAGTGGGCAGGTGTTGCCTCTCTTCAAAATGTGGACCGGGAAGTATTTTTAGAACTTCTTCAATGCTTCGCCAGCCTGGCCGGGCCAGCAACTGGGCCAGGCGAACGCTTAGAGGCGCGTAACCGCTGTAGACGTAAGAGATATCATTTGGGTTCTGCAAAAAAAAGAGCACAGAAGGGGTGGAATTGTAGAGTAACGGCAGGATAACTTGGGACCACTTTGAAAAATCATCTTTCAAAGGCCGCGAGAGGCCGAGGTGAGCTTGCCTGTTCATTGACGTCATCCATCCACAAACGCAACGTTTTCCGGATGGTTGGGTAGTTGTTTCGGCTGCCCAGTTGAGGCTTCAAAAGTCCAGCCTTTTCTAGGTTATTCAAGGTCAGGATGTGTTCGTAGCCGTAAGTCTGTAAAAAGCACAATGGCCCTTTAGGAtcgtaatacagtgttccctcgattttcgtgggggatgcgttccgagaccgcctgcgaaagtcgaatttccacgaagtagagatgcggaagtaaatacactatttttggctatggacagtatcccaagccttcccttaacactttaaacccctaaactgcaatttcccattcccttagcaaccatttagatcattactcaccatgtttatttattaaagtttattaaaaatatttattaaaggtggacgaaagtttggtgatgacatacgacgtcatcgggcaggaaaaaccgtggtatagggggggaaaccatgaagtattttttaattaatatttttgaaaaaccgtggtatagactttttgcgaagttcgaacccgcgaaaatcgagggaagacTGTATTCATTTCATGCACATTATTTATTAAATGGTGAGTTTATCCTCTGAGGCCATAGAAGCTGTCTAGCTGCCCGGttgaaagggaaggggagaaaaacCCCTCCCCAGGATTTTCAAAACTATGAATTCATTTCCGCTTTCCTTTCAAGGATTGGAAAGAGCAGTTACGCCATTAAAAACGATTTGCAACCTCTCGCCGTTTCTAGTCTGGACTTTTAGCATGCAAACTATTTTCTGAATTCTAACAACCattcaaagaagaaaaatgccAGCTTCATTGACTACTGCATGTTCAAGGAAATCAAATAAATCGTACGCCAGGATAAAACATCTTGATATTTctgttgattttttcccccctttccttatCTGTGACTGCTTTCAACTCTACGAAACGCTCCATAACTGTTTTAACGTCTTGCCCAAGCTGTGTCGATATTTGCCTTTGCGAAAGTCTAACCTGGAGAATTTCTCTCTTGTAATGATCCAGCACCTTCTGCTTTAAGCCGCTGTTGCACACCGACTGCAGGCAGATGAGCCTCAGTATCTTCATCAAAGGGTACTTGCGAGCAATGCAATCTTCTACGTAGCTGTTGACCtgcagagggagaaaaaaaaatccagttaaatattcagcaaaaatcacCAGCAGAATTGACTCTGTGCtgaagaggacagaagggaaaggggggacatgatcaagacatttaaatatgtcaaagggttaaataaggtccaggagggaagtgtttttaataggaaagtgacgacaagaacaaggggacacagtctgaagttagttgggggaaagatcaaaagcaacgtgagaaaatattatttgaaggaaagagttgtagatgcttggaacaaacgtccagcagatgtggtagataaatccacagtaactgaatttaaacatgcctgggataaacatagatccattgtaagatgaaatacaggcaatagtacaagggcagactagatggaccatgaggtctttttctgccgtcaatcttctatgtctatgtttctaagaaaatatGGAAGAGGTTCCATGCTGATCATCTTTTGCACCAATCTGATGAATCATGCACAAGGCTACCTtttcactgttgtggttagctctggcccagctcctgccccaaggactgtggatgtgggggagacatccacatgctgcaggcctgttttgcccccccccccccggtggtatctgctgatgaaggctcctctgaccaagaagacatgagtgacagggaggaggagagtgtggcagacagctcagaaggagatcaattatctagctcctccttggattcagaacaagggtgaatgatacagccacgcatgcggagagcgatgcataggcagcaacaactgagagattatcatcaaagaaaatgaggccacctgtggttgggtggggctgtggtcattagtgaggctgctataaagagcagcctgtgggtttggccattgtggaggattatctgatcgttgtgtttcgtgactgctttgctgactttgaccttttgtgtgctgatttttccccgcttggaaactaaaccagagcaaagtgtgtttcacactttgtgaaagaagaaggactgtgaattgcctcacagctgcaagctaagtatcacagaactgataagggacttgtaccaattaccagtttgtttggagacgagggctctttgctatcccaaaagagggcttggtttaagtgaattttcattataaagaacattgttttgaattttcaaacgtgtgtgtgtctgaaatttgtacctgtgaatttttgggaggagtctaccagagagcccaacagaacattcaCCTGCGGTTTTCGTTCACccatgctagctggagaattctgggagttgaagtccacccatcttagaaGTAGCCGAGAGAAAGACTGGCGAAGGGACTAATTTGGCCCACAGCAATCTTGCTTTCAAAGATGCTTAAAGCCCAAATTATGGAGGCCAGTTTCTTGGGCGAATGGCCCTGGACCTCAATTCCACAGGAAATTAGTTTACGCAAAACACATCAGCTGTTTTGAGCCGCTCcgtgtcctcagagaggggcggcatacaagtctaataaataataataataataataataataataataataataataataataataaaaaataaaataaaattaaaaaacaaaacaaaaaaccccatcaGCCTACCTTATCAGTATCTATGCCGGACATAAATTCTTGTTCCACTGTTAAATTATCAAAGAAGTCTTCAGAGGCTTACAAATAGAAAAACGAAACAAGAAGTGACATAAACAGGATCCTGAGATATTTtaacagcttttttaaaaaaatatttttataatataatataatttaaaattttataatatagtgtgtttttttttttaaaaaaagagatatttTAACAGCAGAAATACCACTGAAATCTGGCCAATAACGAGGGAAGAAATTAAAATTGGTTTGGTCCGATCCTCACTCAAGAGGGGGaaacccaccctccctcccccccgaAAAAGATACTCTCAAGTTACTTACTGGTGATGTCTTTCACGAGCTCCGCAATGGAGGTGTGGTTTGCCAAGGAGCTCCTGGCAGCCTGCATATGGGGAAGCTGCGAGACGAACTGCTTGATCTCCCCCACGGTTTTAGCATGGTGCCTTTCCTAAGAACATAAACCAGAAAGTTCAGAGCCATTCGCTTTATTTACCccaagccagtgttccctctaattttttgggggggggggggcggaaaagtatagtgtctgagcggcagtcccttcgggactgggcggcacagaaataataaataaacaaacaaacaaacaaacaaacaaacaaacaaaaaacccaccctgttttgcctcagagaatttcaaaataaaatactgtactgtgtgtctataacagtgagctcatcatagggcaactctatcaatatcaaaatgccccttaaatagttgagctagtttcaaactccCTTACTcccactctttttctttctcttttccttcctctcttttttctatctgtttctctctcttcctctctttctccttccttctcactctttccctctcggcttctgggcaggtttggaaaactctgagttgatgatgattttgaagtgagtgattgctcactgctcagcttagagggaactatgcaccaCGCCTTTACcgtttttacaaataactgaagGCTGCGAAcgtatccaacacaccttcctcctcctattttccctgtaACAActaccctgtgaggtgggttgggtgaGAGAGAGGGACTGCCTGGTTGCAATGCCTAgggcaggactggaactcaccgtctcctggggattggcccaaagttgccCAGCTGTTTTCCAAgtctaagatgggactagaattaAAAAGGGGGACTGTCTCCCCCTTTCTAGCTTCATGCCTTAAGCTCTAGACTAAACTGGCTCCCATTCCTCCCCCTTCACAGCCCTATTATTCTTATTTGAGCCACAcatcatttctcccttagacgctccacgattgacctctccaggttcctaagaggccagtaaggggcgtacataagtgcactggtgtgcctttcgtcccctgtccaattgtctttcctttctttcacctatcatatatattctcttcctttcatatatcctctcctctaagttcactttcacccttatatatattatcacatgtctattttcttcccatgtatttgtgtattggacaaatgaataaataaataaatgaagatcaACAAAGTCTTTTCCGGGGTCAACTTTTTCCCCAGTTGTCCAATTGCCAGAGAATGTCCAAATGTCCAAATTACAGTGACTTCACTTCATTGTACAGGTCCAGTTTTATTCCTGTTCCAGGAGGAACATAAACATGCTTGTATTTTTCTGTAGCTGAATAGAAACAAGAATCCTTGGGATTCTTGCGTTAAGATTACAGTTCTTATCATTAAAACACCACACTGGGACCCTTTAAAGTGTTAACCAGCTCATACTTTCTAAAAGGCAAAGCTCAAAACTCTTGCCAGCAGAAAAAATGGACTTCGGGAACATACTCTGATTTGATGTCTAACATTTACTCGTTTTAATGATCATTTGTTCAGGTTTTTCTTAAGTTTTGTATTTTTACCACgcctttttctttccttaaaaATCTTGTATTTTTGGACTGGGAAACAAAATCAAACGAAGTGCAGCTTCCCCTCTCTCACCATCTGGGAAATGATAATCTGGAAAATCTCAGGTGGTTTTTCCGAAGCAGGATGAGTGGAATTAACTCCATAGCAATGAAAACCAGAGCGTATATAACTCTTAAGGACCAGATAACCGCAAAGAGTAATGCTCTATTAATGAACCTACCAAAGTTCGTAATCTATATCCAGCTTTTTCAggggagattgagagagagagagagagagagagaagtgtgcAAATCCCACATGCTTACTGACAAGTGTAAAAACAGAGGGAAGTGACAATGTTACAAGCCCAGGCAGGGAGGCCATAATGAACGCTGGCCATTAACGGGCTTCTCCGCTCCTTGTAAGCTGCTGTTTCATTATCACCTATTAGATCTGACGATGTGACGGAtcgtccttttccttccttccggtGTAAACGTACGAATATCCCTGTTGGGTCCATTACGGAACTCAGATACTCCTGGCTCCAGAGAGAGACTTTTTCACTGCAAGCTGAACAAAAATTATGCATgggaagtcctcaacttagggCCACAGCGGAGCCCAAAAGTTCCTTTGCTTTGAATCCTTAAggtttgtattaatattgtttcttcattgcttatttgacccctatgacaatcattaagtgttgcaccacatgattcttaacaaatgtctcttttcttttatgttcactgagggcatctgcaccaaagacaaattctttatgtgtccaatcacacttggacaataaagaattctattctattctctctttttctttctttctttctttccttccttcttttttcttttccttccttcctctctcccttcttttcctttcctttttcactTCCCTTCTATCCGCCTCTCCAtccgtccttcctccctccctccctttccttcttctcttccttctgcctctccttccttccttccctttacttctgcctgtctccttccttccttcccttcccttcttcccttccttctgcctctgtctccttccttccttcccttccctgtaACCTTAGGCTTTATATTAatagtttcttgattgcttatttgccccctatgacaatcatgttgcacctcatgattcttgacaaatgtctcttttcttttacgtacactgagagcatctgcaccaaagacaaattccttgggtgtccaatcacacttggccaataaagaattctattctattctagatgggttttgtctcattttacaactttgcttgccagaggtgttttttcaggaggcaactggactttcttgtgtgttttttgttttcttttgaagacatttcgcttccttTTGGagaaagcttcttcaactctggcagaacagtggggaatggaaagatttagaCTCCTTCAAACGAtccctaaatgaattgttgtaaggaCTATTGGTCACACCCTAGCTGGATTCTAAGATGACAGGGGGTTCTTTTTTGGTCCTTCCTGAGCACAGCAGAGGAGACAcacagatggaaggaaggaaggaaggagaaagaaagaaaggagacctcacctacaaaaagatattgacaaaactgaacgggtccaaagacgggctacaagaacggtggaaggtcttaagcataaaacttatcaggaaagacttcatggactccatctgtctagtctggaggacagaagggaaagggggacatgatcgaaacatttaaatatgttaaagggttaaataaggtccaggagggaagtgtttttaataggaaagtgaacacaagaacaaggggacacaatctgaagttagttgggggaaagatcaaaagcaacatgagaaaatattattttactgaaagagtagtagatccttggaacaaacttccagcagacgtggtagataaatccacagggactgaatttaaacatgcctgggataaacatagatccatcctaagataaaatacaggaaatagtataagggcagactagatggaccaggaggtctttttctgctgtcaatcttctatgtctctatgaatgagggagggaggaaggaaggaaagaaagaagtaagagaaagaaggaaggaaggaaggaaggaaggaaggaaggaaggaaggaaggaaggaaggaaggaagaatccacagtcactgaattgaaacatgcctgggataaacaaagatccaccctaagataaaacacaggagatagtatcagggcagactagatggaccaggaggtccttttctgccgtcagacttatatgtttctatgtggcaGGCTGGGGGGGTTCTGGGACTTCCTTACCTCAAAAGCAGCCGAGATGATTTTGGCCTTCTTGCTCAAGACGCTGCCCACGGCGTTGAAGTTCTTGTCGCGGATCTCCGCGTACAGCTCCTCGGCAGAGTTCAGCTGCAGCTTCTTGGCCTCAGTGGGGAGCTCC
This window harbors:
- the VPS33A gene encoding vacuolar protein sorting-associated protein 33A; this encodes MAAHLSSGRVPLTALREAGRRELRAFLDKCAGSKAIVWDEYLTGPFGLIAQYSLLKEHEVEKMFTLKPGHLPPADVKNIIFFVRPRLELMDIIADNVLSEDKIRCPQRDFHILFVPRRSLLCEQRLKELGVLHCFVHREEYSLDLIPFDGDLLSMESENAFKECYLENDQTSLYHAAKGLMTLQALYGTIPLIFGKGECARHVANMMIRMKREFSGIQNPILPVFDNLLLLDRNVDLISPLATQLTYEGLIDEIYGIQNTYVKLPPEKFAPKKQGQAAKELPTEAKKLQLNSAEELYAEIRDKNFNAVGSVLSKKAKIISAAFEERHHAKTVGEIKQFVSQLPHMQAARSSLANHTSIAELVKDITTSEDFFDNLTVEQEFMSGIDTDKVNSYVEDCIARKYPLMKILRLICLQSVCNSGLKQKVLDHYKREILQTYGYEHILTLNNLEKAGLLKPQLGSRNNYPTIRKTLRLWMDDVNEQNPNDISYVYSGYAPLSVRLAQLLARPGWRSIEEVLKILPGPHFEERQHLPTGLQKKRQHGENRVTLVFFLGGVTYAEIAALRFLSQMEDGGTEYVIATTKLINGTSWIKSMMEKLEPPPF